One part of the Phacochoerus africanus isolate WHEZ1 chromosome 7, ROS_Pafr_v1, whole genome shotgun sequence genome encodes these proteins:
- the AMHR2 gene encoding anti-Muellerian hormone type-2 receptor isoform X2, which yields MMLGTLGLWALLPATVQAPPSRRTCVFFEAPGVRGSTKTLGKLLDAGPGLPRGIRCLYSHCCFGIWNLTQDRAQVEMQGCRDSDEPGCESPHCDPSPRAHPSPVSTLFTCSCGTDFCNANYSHLPPPGSPGTPASQGPQAVPGESIWMAQVLLGLFLFLLLLLSSIIVALLQRKACRVQGGPEPEPEPEPESDSGRNWSAELPELPELCFSQVIREGDHTVVWAGQLQGKLVAIKAFPLKAVAQFQAERALYELPGLQHDHIVRFITASRGSPGPLPCGPLLVLELHPKGSLCHYLTQHTSDWESSLRMALSLAQGLAFLHEERWQDGQYKPGIAHRDLSSQNVLIRDDGSCAIGDLGLALVLPGLAQPPTWAPTQPRGPAAIMEAGTQRYMAPELLDKTLDLQDWGTALRRADVYSLALLLWEILSRCADLYPDSSPPPFQLAYEAELGSSPTTCELWTLAVEERRRPHVPSTWSCFATDPGGLRELLEDCWDADPEARLTAACVQQRLATLTHPQEAHPFPEGGPRGCPPLCPEDGLSIPLPHHLPLQASAERLPRHCSARP from the exons ATGATGCTGGGGACTCTGGGACTTTGGGCACTGCTTCCAGCAACAGTGCAAG CACCCCCAAGCAGGCGGACCTGTGTGTTCTTTGAGGCCCCTGGAGTGCGGGGAAGCACAAAGACTCTGGGGAAGCTGCTAGATGCAGGACCAGGGCTCCCCAGGGGTATCCGCTGCCTCTACAGCCACTGCTGCTTTGGGATCTGGAACCTGACCCAAGACCGGGCACAGGTGGAGATGCAAG GATGCCGAGACAGTGATGAGCCAGGCTGTGAGTCCCCCCACTGTGACCCGAGCCCCCGAGCCCATCCCAGCCCCGTCTCCACTCTCTTCACTTGCTCCTGTGGCACTGACTTCTGCAATGCCAATTACAGCCatctgcctcctccagggagccctgggACTCCGGCTTCCCAGGGTCCCCAGGCTGTCCCAG GCGAGTCCATCTGGATGGCGCAGGTGCTGCTGGGGctgttcctcttcctcctgctgctgctgagcAGCATCATCGTGG ccctgctaCAACGTAAGGCCTGCCGAGTGCAAGGTGGGCCAGAGCCagaaccagagccagagccagagtcAGACTCAGGCAGGAACTGGAGTGCCGAGCTGCCCGAGCTGCCCGAGCTCTGCTTCTCCCAG GTTATCCGGGAAGGAGATCACACAGTGGTGTGGGCTGGGCAGCTGCAAGGCAAGCTGGTAGCCATCAAGGCCTTCCCCCTGAAGGCTGTGGCCCAGTTCCAAGCTGAGAGAGCACTGTACGAGCTGCCTGGCCTACAGCATGACCACATTGTCCGTTTCATCACTGCCAGCAGGGGCAGCCCTGGCCCCCTGCCCTGTGGGCCCCTGCTGGTACTGGAACTGCACCCCAAG GGCTCCTTGTGCCACTACTTGACCCAGCACACCAGTGACTGGGAAAGTTCCCTGAGGATGGCGCTGTctctggcacagggcctggcgtTTCTCCATGAGGAACGCTGGCAGGATG GCCAATATAAACCAGGTATTGCCCACCGAGATCTGAGCAGCCAGAACGTGCTCATTCGGGATGATGGGTCCTGCGCCATTGGAGACCTGGGCCTCGCCTTggtgctccctggcctcgctcagccacCCACCTGGGCCCCTACTCAACCCCGAGGCCCAGCTGCCATCATGGAG GCTGGTACCCAGAGGTACATGGCACCAGAACTCTTGGACAAGACTCTGGACCTACAGGACTGGGGCACAGCCCTCCGGCGAGCCGACGTTTACTCTCTGGCTCTGCTCCTGTGGGAGATCCTGAGTCGCTGCGCAGATTTATACCCTG ACAGCAGCCCACCCCCCTTCCAACTGGCCTATGAGGCAGAACTGGGTAGCAGCCCCACCACCTGTGAGCTGTGGACCTTGGCAGTGGAGGAGAGAAGGCGTCCCCACGTCCCATCCACCTGGAGCTGCTTCGCCACA GACCCTGGTGGCCTGAGAGAGCTCCTGGAGGACTGCTGGGATGCAGACCCAGAAGCACGGCTGACAGCTGCGTGTGTACAGCAGCGCCTGGCCACCCTGACCCATCCTCAGGAGGCCCATCCCTTCCCAGAGGGCGGTCCACGTGGATGCCCACCTCTCTGCCCAGAAGATGGTCTCTCAATTCCTCTCCCTCACCATTTGCCCTTACAGGCCTCGGCTGAGCGTCTGCCACGTCATTGTTCAGCAAGGCCCTAG
- the AMHR2 gene encoding anti-Muellerian hormone type-2 receptor isoform X7, which translates to MMLGTLGLWALLPATVQAPPSRRTCVFFEAPGVRGSTKTLGKLLDAGPGLPRGIRCLYSHCCFGIWNLTQDRAQVEMQGCRDSDEPGCESPHCDPSPRAHPSPVSTLFTCSCGTDFCNANYSHLPPPGSPGTPASQGPQAVPGESIWMAQVLLGLFLFLLLLLSSIIVALLQRKACRVQGGPEPEPEPEPESDSGRNWSAELPELPELCFSQVIREGDHTVVWAGQLQGKLVAIKAFPLKAVAQFQAERALYELPGLQHDHIVRFITASRGSPGPLPCGPLLVLELHPKGSLCHYLTQHTSDWESSLRMALSLAQGLAFLHEERWQDGQYKPGIAHRDLSSQNVLIRDDGSCAIGDLGLALVLPGLAQPPTWAPTQPRGPAAIMEAGTQRYMAPELLDKTLDLQDWGTALRRADVYSLALLLWEILSRCADLYPAAHPPSNWPMRQNWVAAPPPVSCGPWQWRREGVPTSHPPGAASPQTLVA; encoded by the exons ATGATGCTGGGGACTCTGGGACTTTGGGCACTGCTTCCAGCAACAGTGCAAG CACCCCCAAGCAGGCGGACCTGTGTGTTCTTTGAGGCCCCTGGAGTGCGGGGAAGCACAAAGACTCTGGGGAAGCTGCTAGATGCAGGACCAGGGCTCCCCAGGGGTATCCGCTGCCTCTACAGCCACTGCTGCTTTGGGATCTGGAACCTGACCCAAGACCGGGCACAGGTGGAGATGCAAG GATGCCGAGACAGTGATGAGCCAGGCTGTGAGTCCCCCCACTGTGACCCGAGCCCCCGAGCCCATCCCAGCCCCGTCTCCACTCTCTTCACTTGCTCCTGTGGCACTGACTTCTGCAATGCCAATTACAGCCatctgcctcctccagggagccctgggACTCCGGCTTCCCAGGGTCCCCAGGCTGTCCCAG GCGAGTCCATCTGGATGGCGCAGGTGCTGCTGGGGctgttcctcttcctcctgctgctgctgagcAGCATCATCGTGG ccctgctaCAACGTAAGGCCTGCCGAGTGCAAGGTGGGCCAGAGCCagaaccagagccagagccagagtcAGACTCAGGCAGGAACTGGAGTGCCGAGCTGCCCGAGCTGCCCGAGCTCTGCTTCTCCCAG GTTATCCGGGAAGGAGATCACACAGTGGTGTGGGCTGGGCAGCTGCAAGGCAAGCTGGTAGCCATCAAGGCCTTCCCCCTGAAGGCTGTGGCCCAGTTCCAAGCTGAGAGAGCACTGTACGAGCTGCCTGGCCTACAGCATGACCACATTGTCCGTTTCATCACTGCCAGCAGGGGCAGCCCTGGCCCCCTGCCCTGTGGGCCCCTGCTGGTACTGGAACTGCACCCCAAG GGCTCCTTGTGCCACTACTTGACCCAGCACACCAGTGACTGGGAAAGTTCCCTGAGGATGGCGCTGTctctggcacagggcctggcgtTTCTCCATGAGGAACGCTGGCAGGATG GCCAATATAAACCAGGTATTGCCCACCGAGATCTGAGCAGCCAGAACGTGCTCATTCGGGATGATGGGTCCTGCGCCATTGGAGACCTGGGCCTCGCCTTggtgctccctggcctcgctcagccacCCACCTGGGCCCCTACTCAACCCCGAGGCCCAGCTGCCATCATGGAG GCTGGTACCCAGAGGTACATGGCACCAGAACTCTTGGACAAGACTCTGGACCTACAGGACTGGGGCACAGCCCTCCGGCGAGCCGACGTTTACTCTCTGGCTCTGCTCCTGTGGGAGATCCTGAGTCGCTGCGCAGATTTATACCCTG CAGCCCACCCCCCTTCCAACTGGCCTATGAGGCAGAACTGGGTAGCAGCCCCACCACCTGTGAGCTGTGGACCTTGGCAGTGGAGGAGAGAAGGCGTCCCCACGTCCCATCCACCTGGAGCTGCTTCGCCACA GACCCTGGTGGCCTGA
- the AMHR2 gene encoding anti-Muellerian hormone type-2 receptor isoform X6, which produces MMLGTLGLWALLPATVQAPPSRRTCVFFEAPGVRGSTKTLGKLLDAGPGLPRGIRCLYSHCCFGIWNLTQDRAQVEMQGESIWMAQVLLGLFLFLLLLLSSIIVALLQRKACRVQGGPEPEPEPEPESDSGRNWSAELPELPELCFSQVIREGDHTVVWAGQLQGKLVAIKAFPLKAVAQFQAERALYELPGLQHDHIVRFITASRGSPGPLPCGPLLVLELHPKGSLCHYLTQHTSDWESSLRMALSLAQGLAFLHEERWQDGQYKPGIAHRDLSSQNVLIRDDGSCAIGDLGLALVLPGLAQPPTWAPTQPRGPAAIMEAGTQRYMAPELLDKTLDLQDWGTALRRADVYSLALLLWEILSRCADLYPDSSPPPFQLAYEAELGSSPTTCELWTLAVEERRRPHVPSTWSCFATDPGGLRELLEDCWDADPEARLTAACVQQRLATLTHPQEAHPFPEGGPRGCPPLCPEDGLSIPLPHHLPLQASAERLPRHCSARP; this is translated from the exons ATGATGCTGGGGACTCTGGGACTTTGGGCACTGCTTCCAGCAACAGTGCAAG CACCCCCAAGCAGGCGGACCTGTGTGTTCTTTGAGGCCCCTGGAGTGCGGGGAAGCACAAAGACTCTGGGGAAGCTGCTAGATGCAGGACCAGGGCTCCCCAGGGGTATCCGCTGCCTCTACAGCCACTGCTGCTTTGGGATCTGGAACCTGACCCAAGACCGGGCACAGGTGGAGATGCAAG GCGAGTCCATCTGGATGGCGCAGGTGCTGCTGGGGctgttcctcttcctcctgctgctgctgagcAGCATCATCGTGG ccctgctaCAACGTAAGGCCTGCCGAGTGCAAGGTGGGCCAGAGCCagaaccagagccagagccagagtcAGACTCAGGCAGGAACTGGAGTGCCGAGCTGCCCGAGCTGCCCGAGCTCTGCTTCTCCCAG GTTATCCGGGAAGGAGATCACACAGTGGTGTGGGCTGGGCAGCTGCAAGGCAAGCTGGTAGCCATCAAGGCCTTCCCCCTGAAGGCTGTGGCCCAGTTCCAAGCTGAGAGAGCACTGTACGAGCTGCCTGGCCTACAGCATGACCACATTGTCCGTTTCATCACTGCCAGCAGGGGCAGCCCTGGCCCCCTGCCCTGTGGGCCCCTGCTGGTACTGGAACTGCACCCCAAG GGCTCCTTGTGCCACTACTTGACCCAGCACACCAGTGACTGGGAAAGTTCCCTGAGGATGGCGCTGTctctggcacagggcctggcgtTTCTCCATGAGGAACGCTGGCAGGATG GCCAATATAAACCAGGTATTGCCCACCGAGATCTGAGCAGCCAGAACGTGCTCATTCGGGATGATGGGTCCTGCGCCATTGGAGACCTGGGCCTCGCCTTggtgctccctggcctcgctcagccacCCACCTGGGCCCCTACTCAACCCCGAGGCCCAGCTGCCATCATGGAG GCTGGTACCCAGAGGTACATGGCACCAGAACTCTTGGACAAGACTCTGGACCTACAGGACTGGGGCACAGCCCTCCGGCGAGCCGACGTTTACTCTCTGGCTCTGCTCCTGTGGGAGATCCTGAGTCGCTGCGCAGATTTATACCCTG ACAGCAGCCCACCCCCCTTCCAACTGGCCTATGAGGCAGAACTGGGTAGCAGCCCCACCACCTGTGAGCTGTGGACCTTGGCAGTGGAGGAGAGAAGGCGTCCCCACGTCCCATCCACCTGGAGCTGCTTCGCCACA GACCCTGGTGGCCTGAGAGAGCTCCTGGAGGACTGCTGGGATGCAGACCCAGAAGCACGGCTGACAGCTGCGTGTGTACAGCAGCGCCTGGCCACCCTGACCCATCCTCAGGAGGCCCATCCCTTCCCAGAGGGCGGTCCACGTGGATGCCCACCTCTCTGCCCAGAAGATGGTCTCTCAATTCCTCTCCCTCACCATTTGCCCTTACAGGCCTCGGCTGAGCGTCTGCCACGTCATTGTTCAGCAAGGCCCTAG
- the AMHR2 gene encoding anti-Muellerian hormone type-2 receptor isoform X1 — MLALGYKTCFVSPLDAVLAPAFTPILNPPLSLPWVAAPPSRRTCVFFEAPGVRGSTKTLGKLLDAGPGLPRGIRCLYSHCCFGIWNLTQDRAQVEMQGCRDSDEPGCESPHCDPSPRAHPSPVSTLFTCSCGTDFCNANYSHLPPPGSPGTPASQGPQAVPGESIWMAQVLLGLFLFLLLLLSSIIVALLQRKACRVQGGPEPEPEPEPESDSGRNWSAELPELPELCFSQVIREGDHTVVWAGQLQGKLVAIKAFPLKAVAQFQAERALYELPGLQHDHIVRFITASRGSPGPLPCGPLLVLELHPKGSLCHYLTQHTSDWESSLRMALSLAQGLAFLHEERWQDGQYKPGIAHRDLSSQNVLIRDDGSCAIGDLGLALVLPGLAQPPTWAPTQPRGPAAIMEAGTQRYMAPELLDKTLDLQDWGTALRRADVYSLALLLWEILSRCADLYPDSSPPPFQLAYEAELGSSPTTCELWTLAVEERRRPHVPSTWSCFATDPGGLRELLEDCWDADPEARLTAACVQQRLATLTHPQEAHPFPEGGPRGCPPLCPEDGLSIPLPHHLPLQASAERLPRHCSARP; from the exons ATGCTGGCCCTGGGATATAAAACATGTTTTGTCTCTCCTTTGGATGCAGTTTTGGCCCCCGCATTCACTCCCATCTTGAACCCTCCCCTCTCCTTACCCTGGGTCGCAGCACCCCCAAGCAGGCGGACCTGTGTGTTCTTTGAGGCCCCTGGAGTGCGGGGAAGCACAAAGACTCTGGGGAAGCTGCTAGATGCAGGACCAGGGCTCCCCAGGGGTATCCGCTGCCTCTACAGCCACTGCTGCTTTGGGATCTGGAACCTGACCCAAGACCGGGCACAGGTGGAGATGCAAG GATGCCGAGACAGTGATGAGCCAGGCTGTGAGTCCCCCCACTGTGACCCGAGCCCCCGAGCCCATCCCAGCCCCGTCTCCACTCTCTTCACTTGCTCCTGTGGCACTGACTTCTGCAATGCCAATTACAGCCatctgcctcctccagggagccctgggACTCCGGCTTCCCAGGGTCCCCAGGCTGTCCCAG GCGAGTCCATCTGGATGGCGCAGGTGCTGCTGGGGctgttcctcttcctcctgctgctgctgagcAGCATCATCGTGG ccctgctaCAACGTAAGGCCTGCCGAGTGCAAGGTGGGCCAGAGCCagaaccagagccagagccagagtcAGACTCAGGCAGGAACTGGAGTGCCGAGCTGCCCGAGCTGCCCGAGCTCTGCTTCTCCCAG GTTATCCGGGAAGGAGATCACACAGTGGTGTGGGCTGGGCAGCTGCAAGGCAAGCTGGTAGCCATCAAGGCCTTCCCCCTGAAGGCTGTGGCCCAGTTCCAAGCTGAGAGAGCACTGTACGAGCTGCCTGGCCTACAGCATGACCACATTGTCCGTTTCATCACTGCCAGCAGGGGCAGCCCTGGCCCCCTGCCCTGTGGGCCCCTGCTGGTACTGGAACTGCACCCCAAG GGCTCCTTGTGCCACTACTTGACCCAGCACACCAGTGACTGGGAAAGTTCCCTGAGGATGGCGCTGTctctggcacagggcctggcgtTTCTCCATGAGGAACGCTGGCAGGATG GCCAATATAAACCAGGTATTGCCCACCGAGATCTGAGCAGCCAGAACGTGCTCATTCGGGATGATGGGTCCTGCGCCATTGGAGACCTGGGCCTCGCCTTggtgctccctggcctcgctcagccacCCACCTGGGCCCCTACTCAACCCCGAGGCCCAGCTGCCATCATGGAG GCTGGTACCCAGAGGTACATGGCACCAGAACTCTTGGACAAGACTCTGGACCTACAGGACTGGGGCACAGCCCTCCGGCGAGCCGACGTTTACTCTCTGGCTCTGCTCCTGTGGGAGATCCTGAGTCGCTGCGCAGATTTATACCCTG ACAGCAGCCCACCCCCCTTCCAACTGGCCTATGAGGCAGAACTGGGTAGCAGCCCCACCACCTGTGAGCTGTGGACCTTGGCAGTGGAGGAGAGAAGGCGTCCCCACGTCCCATCCACCTGGAGCTGCTTCGCCACA GACCCTGGTGGCCTGAGAGAGCTCCTGGAGGACTGCTGGGATGCAGACCCAGAAGCACGGCTGACAGCTGCGTGTGTACAGCAGCGCCTGGCCACCCTGACCCATCCTCAGGAGGCCCATCCCTTCCCAGAGGGCGGTCCACGTGGATGCCCACCTCTCTGCCCAGAAGATGGTCTCTCAATTCCTCTCCCTCACCATTTGCCCTTACAGGCCTCGGCTGAGCGTCTGCCACGTCATTGTTCAGCAAGGCCCTAG
- the AMHR2 gene encoding anti-Muellerian hormone type-2 receptor isoform X5, whose protein sequence is MLALGYKTCFVSPLDAVLAPAFTPILNPPLSLPWVAAPPSRRTCVFFEAPGVRGSTKTLGKLLDAGPGLPRGIRCLYSHCCFGIWNLTQDRAQVEMQGCRDSDEPGCESPHCDPSPRAHPSPVSTLFTCSCGTDFCNANYSHLPPPGSPGTPASQGPQAVPGESIWMAQVLLGLFLFLLLLLSSIIVALLQRKACRVQGGPEPEPEPEPESDSGRNWSAELPELPELCFSQVIREGDHTVVWAGQLQGKLVAIKAFPLKAVAQFQAERALYELPGLQHDHIVRFITASRGSPGPLPCGPLLVLELHPKGSLCHYLTQHTSDWESSLRMALSLAQGLAFLHEERWQDGQYKPGIAHRDLSSQNVLIRDDGSCAIGDLGLALVLPGLAQPPTWAPTQPRGPAAIMEAGTQRYMAPELLDKTLDLQDWGTALRRADVYSLALLLWEILSRCADLYPAAHPPSNWPMRQNWVAAPPPVSCGPWQWRREGVPTSHPPGAASPQTLVA, encoded by the exons ATGCTGGCCCTGGGATATAAAACATGTTTTGTCTCTCCTTTGGATGCAGTTTTGGCCCCCGCATTCACTCCCATCTTGAACCCTCCCCTCTCCTTACCCTGGGTCGCAGCACCCCCAAGCAGGCGGACCTGTGTGTTCTTTGAGGCCCCTGGAGTGCGGGGAAGCACAAAGACTCTGGGGAAGCTGCTAGATGCAGGACCAGGGCTCCCCAGGGGTATCCGCTGCCTCTACAGCCACTGCTGCTTTGGGATCTGGAACCTGACCCAAGACCGGGCACAGGTGGAGATGCAAG GATGCCGAGACAGTGATGAGCCAGGCTGTGAGTCCCCCCACTGTGACCCGAGCCCCCGAGCCCATCCCAGCCCCGTCTCCACTCTCTTCACTTGCTCCTGTGGCACTGACTTCTGCAATGCCAATTACAGCCatctgcctcctccagggagccctgggACTCCGGCTTCCCAGGGTCCCCAGGCTGTCCCAG GCGAGTCCATCTGGATGGCGCAGGTGCTGCTGGGGctgttcctcttcctcctgctgctgctgagcAGCATCATCGTGG ccctgctaCAACGTAAGGCCTGCCGAGTGCAAGGTGGGCCAGAGCCagaaccagagccagagccagagtcAGACTCAGGCAGGAACTGGAGTGCCGAGCTGCCCGAGCTGCCCGAGCTCTGCTTCTCCCAG GTTATCCGGGAAGGAGATCACACAGTGGTGTGGGCTGGGCAGCTGCAAGGCAAGCTGGTAGCCATCAAGGCCTTCCCCCTGAAGGCTGTGGCCCAGTTCCAAGCTGAGAGAGCACTGTACGAGCTGCCTGGCCTACAGCATGACCACATTGTCCGTTTCATCACTGCCAGCAGGGGCAGCCCTGGCCCCCTGCCCTGTGGGCCCCTGCTGGTACTGGAACTGCACCCCAAG GGCTCCTTGTGCCACTACTTGACCCAGCACACCAGTGACTGGGAAAGTTCCCTGAGGATGGCGCTGTctctggcacagggcctggcgtTTCTCCATGAGGAACGCTGGCAGGATG GCCAATATAAACCAGGTATTGCCCACCGAGATCTGAGCAGCCAGAACGTGCTCATTCGGGATGATGGGTCCTGCGCCATTGGAGACCTGGGCCTCGCCTTggtgctccctggcctcgctcagccacCCACCTGGGCCCCTACTCAACCCCGAGGCCCAGCTGCCATCATGGAG GCTGGTACCCAGAGGTACATGGCACCAGAACTCTTGGACAAGACTCTGGACCTACAGGACTGGGGCACAGCCCTCCGGCGAGCCGACGTTTACTCTCTGGCTCTGCTCCTGTGGGAGATCCTGAGTCGCTGCGCAGATTTATACCCTG CAGCCCACCCCCCTTCCAACTGGCCTATGAGGCAGAACTGGGTAGCAGCCCCACCACCTGTGAGCTGTGGACCTTGGCAGTGGAGGAGAGAAGGCGTCCCCACGTCCCATCCACCTGGAGCTGCTTCGCCACA GACCCTGGTGGCCTGA
- the AMHR2 gene encoding anti-Muellerian hormone type-2 receptor isoform X3 produces MLALGYKTCFVSPLDAVLAPAFTPILNPPLSLPWVAAPPSRRTCVFFEAPGVRGSTKTLGKLLDAGPGLPRGIRCLYSHCCFGIWNLTQDRAQVEMQGCRDSDEPGCESPHCDPSPRAHPSPVSTLFTCSCGTDFCNANYSHLPPPGSPGTPASQGPQAVPGESIWMAQVLLGLFLFLLLLLSSIIVALLQRKACRVQGGPEPEPEPEPESDSGRNWSAELPELPELCFSQAVAQFQAERALYELPGLQHDHIVRFITASRGSPGPLPCGPLLVLELHPKGSLCHYLTQHTSDWESSLRMALSLAQGLAFLHEERWQDGQYKPGIAHRDLSSQNVLIRDDGSCAIGDLGLALVLPGLAQPPTWAPTQPRGPAAIMEAGTQRYMAPELLDKTLDLQDWGTALRRADVYSLALLLWEILSRCADLYPDSSPPPFQLAYEAELGSSPTTCELWTLAVEERRRPHVPSTWSCFATDPGGLRELLEDCWDADPEARLTAACVQQRLATLTHPQEAHPFPEGGPRGCPPLCPEDGLSIPLPHHLPLQASAERLPRHCSARP; encoded by the exons ATGCTGGCCCTGGGATATAAAACATGTTTTGTCTCTCCTTTGGATGCAGTTTTGGCCCCCGCATTCACTCCCATCTTGAACCCTCCCCTCTCCTTACCCTGGGTCGCAGCACCCCCAAGCAGGCGGACCTGTGTGTTCTTTGAGGCCCCTGGAGTGCGGGGAAGCACAAAGACTCTGGGGAAGCTGCTAGATGCAGGACCAGGGCTCCCCAGGGGTATCCGCTGCCTCTACAGCCACTGCTGCTTTGGGATCTGGAACCTGACCCAAGACCGGGCACAGGTGGAGATGCAAG GATGCCGAGACAGTGATGAGCCAGGCTGTGAGTCCCCCCACTGTGACCCGAGCCCCCGAGCCCATCCCAGCCCCGTCTCCACTCTCTTCACTTGCTCCTGTGGCACTGACTTCTGCAATGCCAATTACAGCCatctgcctcctccagggagccctgggACTCCGGCTTCCCAGGGTCCCCAGGCTGTCCCAG GCGAGTCCATCTGGATGGCGCAGGTGCTGCTGGGGctgttcctcttcctcctgctgctgctgagcAGCATCATCGTGG ccctgctaCAACGTAAGGCCTGCCGAGTGCAAGGTGGGCCAGAGCCagaaccagagccagagccagagtcAGACTCAGGCAGGAACTGGAGTGCCGAGCTGCCCGAGCTGCCCGAGCTCTGCTTCTCCCAG GCTGTGGCCCAGTTCCAAGCTGAGAGAGCACTGTACGAGCTGCCTGGCCTACAGCATGACCACATTGTCCGTTTCATCACTGCCAGCAGGGGCAGCCCTGGCCCCCTGCCCTGTGGGCCCCTGCTGGTACTGGAACTGCACCCCAAG GGCTCCTTGTGCCACTACTTGACCCAGCACACCAGTGACTGGGAAAGTTCCCTGAGGATGGCGCTGTctctggcacagggcctggcgtTTCTCCATGAGGAACGCTGGCAGGATG GCCAATATAAACCAGGTATTGCCCACCGAGATCTGAGCAGCCAGAACGTGCTCATTCGGGATGATGGGTCCTGCGCCATTGGAGACCTGGGCCTCGCCTTggtgctccctggcctcgctcagccacCCACCTGGGCCCCTACTCAACCCCGAGGCCCAGCTGCCATCATGGAG GCTGGTACCCAGAGGTACATGGCACCAGAACTCTTGGACAAGACTCTGGACCTACAGGACTGGGGCACAGCCCTCCGGCGAGCCGACGTTTACTCTCTGGCTCTGCTCCTGTGGGAGATCCTGAGTCGCTGCGCAGATTTATACCCTG ACAGCAGCCCACCCCCCTTCCAACTGGCCTATGAGGCAGAACTGGGTAGCAGCCCCACCACCTGTGAGCTGTGGACCTTGGCAGTGGAGGAGAGAAGGCGTCCCCACGTCCCATCCACCTGGAGCTGCTTCGCCACA GACCCTGGTGGCCTGAGAGAGCTCCTGGAGGACTGCTGGGATGCAGACCCAGAAGCACGGCTGACAGCTGCGTGTGTACAGCAGCGCCTGGCCACCCTGACCCATCCTCAGGAGGCCCATCCCTTCCCAGAGGGCGGTCCACGTGGATGCCCACCTCTCTGCCCAGAAGATGGTCTCTCAATTCCTCTCCCTCACCATTTGCCCTTACAGGCCTCGGCTGAGCGTCTGCCACGTCATTGTTCAGCAAGGCCCTAG